One genomic segment of Hymenobacter psoromatis includes these proteins:
- a CDS encoding biotin-dependent carboxyltransferase family protein produces MSIRVLSPGLLTTVQDLGRFGYQKVGVVRGGALDAEALRTANLLVGNPENYAGLELTLRGPTLHFEADALLALTGANLAASIGGQAVPHGRPVAVRAGATLAFRAGPVPGRAWLAVAGGVAVPPVLGSRSTYLRAALGGMGGRALRAGDVLPVGEWPATSRRLFAQLAPAKAVGWAAALWHIAPVPTPRLGAEVMLRALAGPEYEQFAPASQQALWAETFTVTTEADRMGCRLRGPALARLDTAELLSSAVTAGTVQVPGGGQPLLLLADCQTTGGYPRPGQVISADVGRLAQALPGAQLRFQQVALAQAQALYLAQEERLRVLARAVYLKSLL; encoded by the coding sequence ATGAGCATCAGGGTCTTGTCGCCCGGCCTGCTGACTACCGTGCAGGACCTGGGCCGCTTCGGCTACCAAAAAGTCGGCGTTGTGCGCGGTGGTGCGCTCGATGCGGAAGCGCTGCGTACGGCCAATTTATTGGTGGGAAATCCTGAAAATTACGCGGGCCTCGAACTCACTTTGCGCGGCCCTACCCTGCATTTTGAGGCCGATGCGCTGCTGGCTCTCACCGGGGCCAACCTGGCGGCAAGTATCGGCGGGCAGGCGGTGCCGCATGGGCGGCCGGTGGCGGTGCGGGCCGGTGCGACGCTGGCTTTCAGAGCCGGCCCGGTGCCTGGTCGGGCATGGCTGGCGGTGGCCGGCGGCGTGGCCGTGCCGCCGGTGCTGGGTAGCCGCAGCACTTATTTGCGCGCCGCTTTGGGTGGAATGGGGGGTAGGGCGCTGCGAGCCGGTGACGTGCTGCCGGTGGGCGAGTGGCCGGCCACCAGCCGCCGATTATTCGCCCAATTAGCCCCGGCAAAAGCCGTTGGCTGGGCTGCCGCGCTCTGGCATATCGCGCCGGTTCCTACCCCCCGTCTGGGGGCGGAAGTGATGTTGCGGGCGCTAGCCGGCCCCGAATATGAGCAATTCGCGCCGGCCAGCCAGCAGGCTCTTTGGGCAGAAACCTTCACCGTCACCACTGAGGCCGACCGCATGGGCTGCCGCCTCCGCGGGCCGGCGCTGGCCCGCCTGGATACGGCCGAGCTGCTGTCGAGCGCCGTGACGGCTGGCACGGTGCAGGTGCCGGGCGGTGGCCAGCCCCTGCTGCTGCTGGCCGACTGCCAGACCACCGGCGGCTATCCGCGCCCGGGGCAGGTCATTTCGGCCGATGTGGGCCGGCTGGCGCAGGCGCTGCCGGGCGCGCAGCTGCGTTTCCAGCAAGTGGCGCTGGCCCAGGCGCAGGCCCTGTATCTTGCGCAGGAAGAGCGGCTGCGGGTCTTGGCGCGGGCCGTTTACCTGAAATCTCTGCTCTGA
- a CDS encoding M1 family aminopeptidase: protein MPFSFRTCAAFGGLLLAAACQRAAYPTTAAPPVVPGVSRELADFRQQTISRVAYDLSLTVPADQAAPVRAEEVVSFELRGNRHPVQLDFKGQASQLRSLTINGQPAAPDYRQEHLVLPAAALRAGHNVVHIGLTAGDLSLNRNPDYLYTLLVPDRARTVVPVFDQPNLKATITLSLTVPAAWQAVANGALHDSLRTAGQTTYHFLPSDSISTYLFSFAAGRFTPVRRTVGGREMNLLHRETDSTKIRLSVPVIFQLHGAALVFMENYTGLPYPFQKFDFTAIPDFQYGGMEHVGNIDYKASSLFLDEGATQDQLLARQNLIGHETAHMWFGDLVTMQWFNDVWMKEVFANFMADKMIPEEKPRFIDPEENYWLGRKLGYQLPVQQLQLLKFLTDHYPAAYAVDRTAGANPIRQPLDNLQDAGSLYGGIIYHKAPIMMRQLERLMGEQPFQDGVREYLKKYAHGNATWPDLITILDAHTPADLVAWNQVWVNQPGRPVFDYAVETPAGQPAQLVIRQRAEDGSDRLWPQQFEVRLAYPTGAKELTVNMNQREVRLPLPAGAPASVLLNSQGLGYGVFPVAPAVADNLAALTDPVARASTYIALYENMLNGRGLAPRPLLDRYLAQTAHETNDLNIKLLTGQLSDIFWKFLPPAERRALAPTVEQALWKAMQAQPRPGEQKLYFKAYQNIALTPGAQKRLYEIWLAQKASGLVKLTEDDYTSLALVLAVRDYPAPQPILPQQLARIKNPDRRQRLEFLMPALSPDVAVRDQFFASLKDEKNREKEAWVTAALGYLHHPLRQATSEKYLPESLNLLSEIQQTGDIFFPGAWLQGTLGAYQSPAAARVVRDFLAAHPTSGYNPQLRAKLLQAADDLFRAEKLVR from the coding sequence ATGCCTTTTTCCTTCCGCACCTGCGCCGCCTTCGGCGGCTTGCTGCTGGCCGCCGCCTGCCAGCGCGCCGCCTATCCCACCACGGCCGCCCCGCCCGTGGTACCCGGCGTGAGCCGCGAGCTAGCCGATTTTCGCCAGCAAACCATCAGCCGGGTGGCTTACGACCTAAGCCTGACGGTGCCCGCCGACCAAGCCGCGCCGGTGCGCGCTGAGGAAGTCGTCAGCTTCGAGCTGCGCGGCAACCGCCACCCGGTGCAGCTCGATTTTAAGGGCCAGGCCAGCCAGTTGCGCAGCCTCACCATCAATGGCCAGCCCGCCGCCCCCGACTACCGCCAGGAGCACTTGGTGCTGCCCGCCGCCGCGCTGCGGGCAGGTCACAACGTAGTGCACATTGGCCTGACTGCCGGCGACTTATCCCTGAACCGCAATCCCGATTACCTCTACACGCTGCTCGTACCCGACCGCGCCCGCACGGTGGTGCCGGTGTTCGACCAGCCCAATCTGAAGGCGACCATTACGCTGTCGCTCACCGTGCCGGCGGCGTGGCAGGCGGTGGCCAATGGCGCGCTGCACGACTCGCTGCGCACGGCAGGGCAAACAACTTACCATTTCCTACCCTCCGATTCTATCAGCACCTACTTGTTTTCGTTTGCGGCGGGCAGGTTTACGCCGGTTCGCCGCACGGTGGGGGGTAGGGAAATGAATTTGCTGCACCGCGAGACGGACTCGACCAAAATCCGGCTCAGCGTGCCGGTTATTTTCCAGCTGCACGGGGCGGCGCTGGTGTTTATGGAAAACTATACCGGCCTGCCCTACCCCTTCCAGAAGTTCGACTTCACGGCTATCCCCGACTTTCAGTACGGCGGCATGGAGCACGTGGGAAACATTGATTACAAGGCATCTAGCTTGTTTTTGGATGAGGGCGCGACCCAGGACCAGCTGCTGGCCCGCCAGAACCTCATCGGCCACGAAACGGCCCACATGTGGTTCGGCGACCTCGTGACGATGCAGTGGTTCAACGACGTGTGGATGAAGGAGGTCTTCGCCAATTTTATGGCCGATAAGATGATTCCAGAAGAAAAACCACGATTCATTGACCCTGAAGAAAATTATTGGCTGGGCAGAAAACTTGGTTATCAGCTTCCAGTTCAGCAACTACAGCTGCTCAAATTCCTCACCGACCACTACCCCGCCGCCTACGCCGTGGACCGCACCGCCGGGGCCAATCCCATTCGCCAACCTCTTGATAACTTGCAGGATGCGGGCTCGCTCTACGGCGGTATCATCTACCACAAAGCGCCCATTATGATGCGGCAATTGGAGCGGCTAATGGGCGAGCAACCCTTCCAGGACGGCGTGCGGGAATACCTCAAAAAGTACGCCCACGGCAACGCCACCTGGCCCGACCTCATCACGATTCTCGACGCCCACACGCCCGCCGACCTCGTGGCCTGGAACCAGGTGTGGGTGAACCAGCCCGGCCGCCCGGTATTCGACTACGCCGTGGAAACGCCCGCCGGCCAGCCCGCGCAACTCGTCATCCGGCAGCGCGCCGAGGATGGCTCGGACCGCCTCTGGCCGCAGCAGTTTGAGGTGCGGCTCGCCTACCCCACCGGCGCTAAGGAACTGACCGTGAATATGAATCAGCGCGAAGTGCGGCTGCCGCTGCCAGCCGGCGCGCCCGCTTCCGTGCTGCTCAATTCCCAGGGCCTCGGCTACGGCGTGTTTCCGGTGGCCCCGGCCGTGGCCGATAACTTGGCCGCGCTAACGGACCCGGTGGCCCGTGCCAGCACCTACATCGCCCTCTACGAGAACATGCTGAACGGCCGCGGCCTGGCCCCCCGCCCGCTGCTAGACCGCTACCTCGCCCAAACCGCCCACGAAACCAACGACCTCAATATCAAGCTGCTGACCGGACAGCTGAGCGATATTTTCTGGAAGTTTCTACCCCCCGCCGAGCGCCGGGCCCTGGCCCCGACCGTGGAACAAGCTCTTTGGAAAGCCATGCAGGCCCAGCCGCGCCCCGGCGAGCAAAAGCTGTATTTCAAGGCGTACCAAAACATCGCGCTCACGCCCGGAGCGCAAAAGCGCCTCTATGAAATCTGGCTTGCGCAAAAAGCGTCCGGCCTGGTGAAGCTAACCGAGGACGATTACACCAGCCTAGCCCTAGTGCTGGCCGTGCGCGACTACCCCGCGCCGCAACCCATTCTACCCCAGCAGCTTGCCCGCATCAAAAACCCCGACCGGCGGCAACGACTGGAGTTTCTAATGCCCGCCCTCTCGCCCGACGTGGCGGTGCGCGACCAGTTTTTTGCTTCGCTAAAAGACGAAAAAAACCGCGAGAAGGAAGCCTGGGTCACGGCCGCGCTCGGCTACCTGCACCACCCGCTGCGGCAGGCCACGTCGGAAAAATATTTACCTGAGAGTCTGAATTTACTGAGTGAGATTCAGCAGACGGGCGACATCTTTTTTCCGGGCGCGTGGTTACAGGGTACGCTCGGCGCGTACCAGTCGCCGGCCGCGGCGCGGGTCGTGCGCGACTTTCTGGCGGCGCACCCTACCTCCGGCTACAACCCGCAGCTGCGCGCCAAGCTGCTGCAAGCGGCCGACGACTTATTTCGGGCCGAGAAGCTGGTGCGGTAG
- the pxpB gene encoding 5-oxoprolinase subunit PxpB, giving the protein MRIPTPLVRCYPLGDAAVTLELGQRIDPAMHRLIQALAKLLDQNPPPGLREYVPAFTTLTVYYDSWELSQNAEISPYEQVASYLQSLLPAAQVLAADYAPGPLVEIQVCYGGDFGPDLAAVAQHNGLSEAAVIELHSAAEYLVYMLGFAPGFPYLGGLDARLATPRRAVPRPLVPAGAVGIAGAQTGIYSLPTPGGWQLIGRTPRRLFAAGRTPPSLLQAGDRLRFVPISETDFKKMEA; this is encoded by the coding sequence ATGCGCATCCCTACCCCCCTCGTCCGCTGCTACCCCCTCGGCGACGCGGCCGTGACGCTGGAGCTGGGCCAACGCATTGACCCCGCCATGCACCGGCTCATTCAGGCGCTGGCCAAGTTGCTCGACCAAAACCCGCCGCCCGGTCTGCGCGAGTATGTGCCCGCCTTCACGACCCTCACCGTGTATTACGACTCGTGGGAGTTGAGCCAAAACGCTGAAATTTCGCCTTATGAGCAAGTAGCCAGCTACTTGCAAAGCCTGTTGCCCGCCGCCCAGGTCCTCGCGGCCGACTACGCGCCCGGCCCGCTGGTGGAGATTCAGGTGTGCTACGGCGGCGACTTTGGCCCCGACCTGGCGGCCGTGGCTCAACACAACGGGCTGAGCGAAGCGGCGGTAATTGAGCTGCATTCGGCGGCCGAATACCTGGTGTACATGCTGGGCTTCGCGCCGGGTTTTCCCTACCTCGGCGGGCTCGATGCGCGGCTAGCCACCCCGCGCCGGGCCGTGCCCCGGCCGCTGGTGCCGGCCGGCGCGGTGGGCATTGCGGGCGCGCAAACGGGCATTTACTCGCTGCCCACGCCGGGCGGCTGGCAGCTCATCGGCCGCACGCCGCGCCGGCTGTTCGCGGCCGGCCGCACCCCGCCCAGCCTGCTGCAAGCCGGCGACCGTCTGCGCTTTGTGCCGATTTCTGAAACTGATTTTAAGAAGATGGAGGCATGA
- a CDS encoding LamB/YcsF family protein, which produces MDPALNLALRTAATVDLNCDLGESFGAWTLGQDAEIMPLITSANVACGFHAGDPGVMRQTVRLALRQGVAIGAHPGLPDLVGFGRRNMDISPDEAFEMTVYQLGALAAVVRAEGGRLHHLKPHGAFYNMAATNARLAESIAEAIYKVQPELTLYGLAGSELTKAGEKIGLTTAHEVFADRTYQANGTLTPRRQPDALITDASTAISQVIKMITEGKVRAQSGEEVAIRADTVCLHGDGAHALDFARQLRAALAAATIAVSAPRPTPAR; this is translated from the coding sequence GTGGACCCTGCCCTGAACCTTGCCCTACGTACTGCCGCTACCGTTGACCTGAACTGCGACTTGGGCGAGAGCTTCGGGGCCTGGACCCTGGGCCAGGATGCCGAGATTATGCCGCTCATCACCTCCGCCAATGTGGCCTGCGGCTTCCACGCCGGCGACCCCGGCGTGATGCGCCAGACCGTGCGCCTGGCCCTGCGGCAGGGGGTAGCAATTGGCGCGCACCCCGGCCTGCCCGATTTAGTAGGCTTCGGCCGCCGCAACATGGACATTTCGCCCGATGAGGCGTTTGAGATGACCGTGTACCAGCTCGGTGCGCTGGCCGCCGTGGTGCGCGCCGAGGGCGGCCGCCTGCACCACCTCAAGCCCCACGGCGCGTTCTATAACATGGCCGCTACCAACGCCCGGCTGGCCGAAAGCATCGCCGAAGCCATTTATAAAGTGCAGCCTGAATTAACACTCTACGGTCTGGCCGGCTCCGAACTGACCAAAGCCGGCGAGAAAATCGGCCTCACCACCGCCCACGAAGTCTTCGCCGACCGCACCTACCAGGCCAACGGCACCCTCACGCCCCGCCGCCAGCCCGATGCCCTGATTACCGACGCGTCCACGGCTATAAGCCAGGTAATCAAGATGATAACCGAAGGAAAAGTGCGGGCGCAGTCGGGTGAGGAAGTTGCCATTCGGGCCGATACGGTGTGCCTGCACGGCGACGGCGCGCACGCGCTCGACTTTGCCCGGCAGCTGCGCGCCGCCCTGGCCGCCGCTACTATCGCGGTTAGCGCCCCGCGCCCTACCCCCGCCCGATGA
- a CDS encoding M16 family metallopeptidase, producing MTDYHQFEYPNGIRLLHKEVPHTKIAHCGFLLDVGSRDEQAHQQGLAHFWEHMAFKGTHKRKSFHILNRLETVGGELNAYTTKEKICFYATLLSTHFERAFELLTDLTFNSIFPEKEVEKERGVILEEMSMYQDAPEDAIVDDFDAVIFGEHPLGVNILGTRESVSSFQTADFHAFYGENVRTDRLVFSSVSNLPFKEVKRLADRFLAPLPPRLGPHARRPFSGYVRQDRTEARPISQAHCLVGGPAYPLTDERRVPFFMLNNILGGPGMNSRLNLAVREKYGLVYTIDSSYSPYTDTGLFGIYFGTEAKQLNRTLGLVQKELKLLRDKELTTSQLHVAKNQLMGQLAMSEESNSGLMQLLGKSTLDLGRVEPLSEIFGKIERVTAAELRELANEVLTEENLSVLRYVPEK from the coding sequence ATGACTGATTATCACCAATTCGAGTACCCCAATGGTATTCGCCTGCTGCACAAGGAGGTACCGCATACTAAAATCGCACATTGCGGCTTTTTGCTCGATGTGGGCTCGCGCGATGAGCAGGCGCACCAGCAGGGGCTGGCCCATTTTTGGGAGCACATGGCCTTTAAGGGCACGCACAAGCGCAAGTCGTTTCACATTCTGAATCGCCTCGAAACCGTGGGCGGCGAGCTGAACGCCTACACCACCAAGGAGAAAATCTGCTTCTACGCCACGCTACTGAGTACGCACTTTGAGCGCGCGTTCGAGCTGCTTACTGATTTGACTTTCAACTCGATATTCCCTGAGAAAGAGGTTGAAAAAGAGCGCGGCGTGATTCTGGAAGAGATGAGCATGTACCAGGACGCGCCGGAAGATGCCATAGTGGACGACTTTGACGCGGTGATTTTTGGCGAGCACCCGCTGGGCGTCAATATCCTAGGCACCCGCGAGAGCGTAAGCAGCTTCCAAACGGCTGATTTCCACGCTTTCTACGGTGAAAACGTGCGCACCGACCGGCTGGTATTCAGCTCGGTCAGCAACCTGCCATTTAAGGAAGTGAAGCGGCTGGCCGACCGGTTTCTGGCGCCCCTACCCCCCCGATTGGGGCCACACGCCCGCCGGCCATTCAGCGGCTACGTGCGCCAGGACCGCACCGAGGCGCGGCCCATTTCGCAGGCGCACTGCCTGGTGGGCGGCCCCGCCTACCCCCTCACCGACGAGCGGCGGGTGCCGTTTTTCATGCTCAACAACATCCTGGGCGGCCCCGGCATGAACTCGCGCCTTAACCTGGCCGTGCGCGAGAAATACGGCTTAGTGTATACTATTGACAGCTCGTATTCGCCCTACACCGACACGGGTTTGTTCGGCATTTACTTCGGCACCGAGGCCAAGCAGCTGAACCGCACACTGGGCCTGGTACAGAAGGAGTTGAAGCTACTACGCGACAAAGAGCTGACCACCAGCCAGCTGCACGTGGCCAAAAACCAGCTCATGGGCCAGCTCGCTATGAGCGAGGAGAGCAATTCGGGCCTGATGCAGCTGCTGGGCAAAAGCACGCTGGACCTGGGCCGCGTGGAGCCGCTAAGCGAGATTTTCGGCAAAATCGAGCGCGTCACGGCCGCCGAGCTGCGCGAATTGGCGAATGAGGTGCTGACGGAGGAAAATCTGAGCGTGCTGCGCTACGTGCCGGAGAAGTAG
- a CDS encoding O-methyltransferase, giving the protein MTDDQIQAYAEAHSEAEPPLLHQLWRETHLQLLMPRMATGHWQGRLLSMLTHLIRPRKVLEIGTFTGYATLCLAEGMAPDGHLHTIEINPERASRIRRYVAAAGLAERVTLHLGDAADSLAGLVGETWDLVFIDADKISNARYFELVINQVRPGGLVIVDNVLWGGKALPTYPLKANDHDTRAVRAFNEQVQRDPRVVPLLLPVRDGLLLLRRIV; this is encoded by the coding sequence ATGACTGACGACCAAATCCAGGCCTATGCCGAAGCCCACTCTGAAGCGGAGCCGCCACTGCTGCACCAGCTTTGGCGCGAAACGCACTTGCAGCTGCTGATGCCGCGCATGGCCACCGGGCACTGGCAGGGGCGGCTACTGAGTATGCTTACGCACCTCATTCGGCCGCGTAAGGTGCTGGAAATCGGCACGTTTACGGGCTACGCCACGCTGTGTTTAGCCGAAGGAATGGCCCCGGACGGGCACCTGCACACAATCGAAATTAACCCCGAGCGGGCGAGCCGCATCCGGCGCTACGTGGCGGCGGCGGGCCTAGCCGAGCGCGTGACGCTGCACCTCGGCGACGCGGCCGATAGTTTGGCCGGGTTGGTCGGCGAAACCTGGGACTTAGTCTTTATTGATGCGGATAAAATCAGTAATGCACGGTACTTTGAGCTGGTAATCAATCAGGTGCGGCCCGGCGGCCTGGTTATCGTAGACAATGTGCTGTGGGGCGGCAAGGCCCTACCCACCTACCCGCTTAAAGCCAACGACCACGATACTAGGGCCGTGCGTGCCTTTAATGAGCAAGTGCAACGCGACCCGCGCGTGGTGCCCCTGCTGCTGCCCGTGCGCGACGGCTTGCTGCTGCTGCGACGGATAGTTTAA
- a CDS encoding YDG/SRA domain-containing protein produces the protein MPLPPFGHVGSAQAGDLFHSRLELSLLGQHRPRRAGVCATAAHGAESIILADQYEDDEIHDDYFWYAGHGGRDAKTGHQVADQQLDARNQGLLRSQETGRPVRVYRRIEVAPAPWQFRYEGLWRVGTHEYGPGKSGFRVYRFRLEPWPAAPTPLSYD, from the coding sequence ATGCCCCTACCCCCCTTCGGCCACGTAGGCTCGGCCCAGGCGGGCGACTTGTTTCACTCGCGGCTGGAATTATCTCTGCTGGGGCAGCACCGGCCGCGGCGGGCGGGCGTGTGCGCCACGGCCGCGCACGGGGCCGAAAGCATTATTCTGGCCGACCAGTACGAGGACGACGAAATCCACGACGACTACTTCTGGTACGCCGGCCACGGCGGGCGCGACGCCAAAACCGGCCACCAGGTAGCTGACCAGCAGCTCGATGCGCGCAACCAGGGTTTGCTGCGCAGCCAGGAAACCGGCCGGCCGGTGCGCGTATACCGGCGTATCGAGGTGGCTCCCGCGCCGTGGCAGTTTCGCTACGAGGGGCTGTGGCGCGTGGGGACGCACGAGTACGGGCCGGGCAAGTCGGGCTTTCGGGTGTACCGCTTTCGGCTGGAGCCGTGGCCGGCGGCCCCTACCCCCCTTTCTTATGACTGA
- a CDS encoding NRAMP family divalent metal transporter codes for MSPRRTDWGVLLGAAFLMATSAVGPGFLTQTTVFTQQLGASFGFVILVSILIDLVVQLNVWRIMVVAERRAPDLANAVLPGLGSLVAGLVALGGLAFNIGNVAGAALGLNVLFGLSLPLGALLTAGLAIVIFMVKEAGRAMDRTTQALGALLLLVIVYVAVTSHPPVGEALRRTVAPTHIDLLAIITLVGGTVGGYITFAGGHRLLDAGVRGPAAVPQATGSAVLGISVASVIRVLLFLAALGVVSQGLLIDKANPPASVFRLAAGPLGYKLFGVVLFAAAITSIIGSAYTSVSFLKSLGPIIGRHERLVTLAFILVSTLIFITIGKPIRLLVLAGTLNGFILPLTLGPLLVAAYRPAIVGNYRHPWWLTALGGVVVLGLAWLSVAVLMGN; via the coding sequence ATGAGCCCGCGCCGTACCGACTGGGGCGTGCTGCTGGGCGCGGCTTTCCTGATGGCGACCTCGGCCGTCGGTCCCGGCTTTCTTACCCAAACCACCGTTTTCACGCAGCAGCTCGGGGCCAGTTTCGGCTTTGTTATTCTGGTGTCGATTCTGATTGATTTGGTGGTGCAGCTCAACGTCTGGCGCATCATGGTGGTGGCCGAGCGCCGGGCCCCCGACCTCGCCAACGCGGTGCTGCCGGGCCTGGGTAGCCTCGTGGCGGGGCTGGTGGCGCTGGGCGGCCTGGCCTTCAATATCGGCAACGTGGCCGGCGCGGCGCTCGGTTTGAACGTGCTATTCGGCCTGTCGCTGCCGCTGGGCGCGCTGCTCACGGCGGGGCTGGCCATCGTCATTTTTATGGTAAAAGAAGCCGGCCGGGCAATGGACCGTACCACCCAGGCGCTGGGCGCGCTACTGCTGTTAGTCATTGTGTACGTGGCCGTTACTTCGCACCCACCCGTGGGCGAGGCGCTGCGCCGCACGGTCGCGCCCACGCATATTGACCTGCTGGCCATCATCACGCTGGTGGGCGGCACGGTAGGCGGCTACATCACGTTCGCCGGCGGCCACCGCCTGCTCGATGCCGGGGTGCGCGGGCCGGCCGCCGTGCCGCAGGCCACGGGCAGCGCCGTGCTGGGCATTTCGGTGGCGTCGGTTATCCGGGTGCTGCTGTTTTTGGCCGCGCTGGGCGTCGTGAGCCAGGGGCTACTTATTGATAAAGCCAACCCGCCGGCCTCGGTATTCCGGCTGGCGGCCGGGCCGCTGGGCTACAAATTATTTGGAGTCGTGCTATTCGCGGCGGCCATTACGTCGATTATCGGCTCGGCCTACACGTCAGTGTCGTTTTTGAAATCGCTGGGTCCAATTATTGGTCGGCACGAGCGGCTGGTCACGCTCGCCTTCATTCTGGTTTCCACGCTGATTTTCATCACCATCGGTAAGCCGATTCGCCTGTTGGTGCTGGCCGGCACGCTCAACGGCTTCATCCTGCCGCTCACGCTGGGCCCCCTGCTGGTAGCAGCCTACCGGCCCGCCATCGTGGGTAACTATCGGCA